One Undibacter mobilis genomic region harbors:
- a CDS encoding xanthine dehydrogenase family protein molybdopterin-binding subunit: protein MAMMKFGFGQPLTRKEDDALLRGAGHYVADVAPAGALHAVVVRSPHAHANFKIGDLAAVKAMKGVRLILTGDDVTHLGPLPTPGVLDGVNIDVPFYPILTRDVVRHVGDAVAFVVADTLDQAKDAAETIAIDWKPLPHIIGSLEALKKGAPQVWPDRPNLCFETSAGDESGTRAAFAKAARTVKTTIVNQRLVTNYMDTRGVVAEFDGDRYTLTLGSQGSHIIRDIICGDVLKKPLDKMRVITPDVGGGFGTKMFPYREYALAAVAAEKLRKPVKWICDRSEHFFGDSHGRDNISTATIALDENNKFLALEIDIVADMGAYLSCYAPYIPWLGVGMATGVYDIPTAFIRLRAAYTNTVPVDAYRGAGRPEASYLIERAVDNTAREIGVAPDTLRRKNMIRQSQLPYTTPTGKVYDSGDFAGALKHAQDLVDWKGFGKRATQAKRAGKLRGIGVATYIEACGSNGPETAKVTLDGDGGVTVLIGSQSTGQGHQTSYAQLVAERLDLPPERVRVVQGDTDRIATGAGTGGSSSIPVGGVSVDRASRTLADQLKDLAADALEASASDMEIADGTVRVAGTDRAISFADLARHPKATPDKLTATKDFSTDKATYPNGAHIAEVEIDPDTGRTEIVTYVVVDDFGATLNPLLLEGQVHGGLVQGIGQALMEDTVYDPDTGQLISASFMDYAMPRASDAPSFVFETRNMPCKTNPLGVKGAGEAGAIGSCPAVMNAVIDALDRAYAIRHVDMPATPLKVWTLIDQARKARAA, encoded by the coding sequence ATGGCGATGATGAAGTTCGGTTTTGGCCAGCCGCTTACCCGCAAGGAAGACGACGCATTGCTGCGCGGTGCCGGTCACTACGTCGCCGACGTCGCGCCCGCCGGAGCCTTGCACGCGGTTGTGGTGCGCTCGCCCCACGCGCATGCCAATTTCAAGATTGGTGACCTTGCTGCCGTGAAGGCGATGAAAGGCGTTCGCCTCATCCTGACCGGCGACGACGTTACTCATCTTGGTCCGCTGCCGACGCCGGGTGTGCTGGACGGCGTCAATATCGACGTGCCGTTCTATCCGATCCTGACGCGAGACGTGGTGCGCCATGTCGGCGATGCGGTGGCCTTCGTGGTTGCTGATACGCTCGATCAGGCCAAGGACGCGGCCGAGACGATTGCGATTGACTGGAAACCGCTGCCTCACATCATCGGTTCGCTCGAGGCCCTCAAGAAAGGTGCGCCGCAGGTCTGGCCTGACCGGCCGAACCTGTGCTTCGAGACGTCGGCAGGCGATGAGAGCGGGACCCGGGCCGCCTTCGCCAAGGCGGCGCGCACGGTCAAGACGACCATCGTGAACCAGCGTCTTGTCACCAACTACATGGATACGCGCGGTGTCGTCGCCGAATTCGACGGCGATCGCTACACGCTGACGCTTGGCAGCCAGGGCAGCCACATCATTCGTGATATCATCTGCGGCGACGTGCTCAAGAAGCCGCTCGACAAGATGCGTGTCATCACGCCGGATGTCGGTGGCGGCTTCGGTACCAAGATGTTTCCGTATCGCGAATACGCGCTTGCCGCGGTGGCGGCGGAAAAGCTGCGCAAGCCGGTCAAATGGATCTGCGACCGCTCCGAGCATTTTTTCGGCGACAGTCATGGCCGCGACAACATCTCGACGGCCACGATTGCACTCGACGAGAATAACAAGTTCCTGGCGCTTGAGATCGACATCGTCGCCGACATGGGCGCCTACCTGTCGTGCTACGCACCTTATATTCCCTGGCTCGGCGTCGGCATGGCGACCGGCGTCTACGACATTCCAACGGCCTTCATTCGCTTGCGCGCGGCCTATACGAACACCGTACCGGTCGATGCCTATCGGGGAGCGGGACGTCCCGAAGCGTCTTATCTGATCGAGCGCGCCGTGGACAACACCGCGCGAGAAATTGGCGTTGCACCCGACACGCTGCGACGGAAGAACATGATCCGTCAGTCCCAGTTGCCGTACACGACGCCGACCGGCAAGGTGTACGACTCCGGCGACTTCGCCGGAGCGCTCAAGCATGCGCAGGATCTGGTCGACTGGAAGGGTTTCGGCAAGCGCGCGACCCAGGCCAAGCGCGCCGGAAAATTGCGCGGTATCGGTGTCGCCACTTATATCGAGGCCTGCGGCTCCAATGGTCCGGAGACTGCGAAGGTCACGCTCGATGGCGACGGTGGCGTCACGGTGCTGATCGGCTCGCAATCGACCGGGCAGGGCCACCAGACCTCCTACGCTCAGCTTGTAGCGGAGCGGCTAGATCTGCCGCCGGAGCGCGTGCGGGTTGTCCAGGGCGACACCGACCGGATTGCGACCGGCGCCGGCACCGGCGGCTCAAGCTCGATCCCTGTGGGTGGGGTCTCGGTTGATCGCGCATCGCGCACTTTGGCCGATCAGCTCAAGGATCTGGCCGCCGATGCGCTGGAAGCTTCGGCCAGCGACATGGAAATTGCCGACGGGACGGTGCGCGTGGCGGGCACCGATCGCGCCATCAGTTTTGCCGATCTGGCCCGTCATCCGAAAGCCACGCCGGATAAACTGACCGCGACCAAGGATTTCAGCACCGACAAAGCGACCTATCCGAACGGCGCCCATATCGCGGAAGTGGAGATCGATCCCGATACAGGCAGGACGGAAATCGTCACCTACGTTGTGGTCGACGACTTCGGCGCCACGCTCAATCCGTTGTTGCTGGAAGGCCAGGTTCATGGCGGGCTGGTGCAGGGCATCGGCCAAGCGCTGATGGAAGACACGGTGTACGATCCCGATACCGGACAGCTCATCAGTGCGAGCTTCATGGATTACGCCATGCCGCGCGCCTCCGATGCGCCGTCCTTCGTGTTCGAAACCCGCAATATGCCGTGCAAGACGAATCCGCTCGGCGTGAAGGGTGCGGGCGAGGCCGGGGCCATCGGTTCATGTCCGGCGGTCATGAATGCGGTCATCGACGCGCTGGACCGCGCCTACGCCATCCGTCACGTCGACATGCCGGCGACGCCTTTGAAGGTGTGGACGCTGATCGACCAGGCCAGGAAGGCCCGTGCGGCGTAG
- a CDS encoding c-type cytochrome — MKLSLFCAAAAVALVSVATTAVVAQQDPIAARKALMKESGQATAVVVKMTKGETPFDLAAAQKSLKTYQDIAAKMPALFPESSKSGGETTAAPAIWEKMDDFKARFVKFGEDAKAAEASVKDLDSLKAAVANVTRNCGGCHEAYRVKKS, encoded by the coding sequence ATGAAGTTATCATTGTTCTGTGCGGCTGCGGCCGTGGCCTTGGTATCGGTCGCTACCACAGCGGTCGTTGCCCAGCAGGATCCGATTGCCGCGCGCAAGGCTTTGATGAAGGAATCCGGACAGGCCACCGCTGTGGTCGTCAAGATGACCAAAGGCGAAACGCCATTCGACCTGGCGGCCGCGCAAAAGTCGCTGAAGACCTATCAGGACATCGCCGCCAAGATGCCGGCACTGTTCCCCGAGAGCTCGAAGTCCGGTGGTGAGACCACCGCAGCCCCGGCGATCTGGGAGAAGATGGACGACTTCAAGGCGCGTTTCGTCAAGTTCGGCGAGGATGCCAAGGCGGCGGAAGCCTCTGTCAAGGATCTCGATTCGCTCAAGGCGGCTGTGGCCAACGTCACCCGCAACTGTGGCGGCTGCCACGAAGCTTACCGCGTCAAGAAGAGCTGA
- a CDS encoding c-type cytochrome, whose product MARKLIGLFLVLGIAAMAAFWFVIAPKTEPADAFATPYKADLANGKTMFDVGGCVSCHTDSKEDRTRLGGGVALGSPFGTFYTPNISPDPDDGIGRWSEAQFVSAMRYGTSPQGTHLYPSFPYASYQRMNVDDVRDLFAYIKTLPAVKGRARGHDLPFPFNIRLLLGGWKLLYLDDKPFTPDPSRDAQWNRGAYLVNGPGHCAECHSPRDMMGGIVAAKRFAGGPNPEGEGFVPNITQQGLGSWSDKDIAEFLKSGMTPEFDSAGGSMAAVIRNTAQLSDADRLAMAVYIKSLPAVAGPPRPAKK is encoded by the coding sequence ATGGCGCGTAAACTGATTGGACTCTTCCTTGTACTCGGCATCGCCGCAATGGCGGCTTTCTGGTTTGTAATCGCGCCGAAGACAGAGCCGGCGGACGCTTTTGCGACGCCGTACAAGGCCGATCTCGCCAATGGCAAGACGATGTTCGACGTCGGCGGCTGCGTGTCCTGCCACACCGACAGCAAGGAGGATCGGACTCGCCTCGGCGGCGGCGTGGCGCTGGGCTCGCCCTTCGGCACATTCTACACGCCGAACATTTCACCCGATCCGGATGACGGCATCGGGCGATGGAGTGAAGCTCAATTCGTCAGTGCCATGCGTTACGGCACGTCGCCGCAAGGCACGCATCTTTATCCGTCGTTTCCATACGCCTCCTATCAGCGCATGAATGTGGACGACGTGCGCGACCTATTCGCCTACATCAAGACGCTGCCTGCGGTGAAGGGCAGGGCACGCGGTCACGACCTGCCATTCCCGTTTAACATCCGTTTGCTGCTTGGCGGTTGGAAGCTTCTTTACCTCGATGACAAGCCGTTCACTCCGGACCCTTCCAGGGACGCGCAATGGAACCGCGGTGCCTACCTTGTCAACGGACCTGGCCACTGTGCCGAATGCCATTCCCCGCGCGACATGATGGGTGGCATCGTTGCAGCAAAGCGTTTCGCCGGCGGTCCCAATCCTGAAGGCGAGGGTTTTGTGCCCAACATTACGCAGCAAGGTCTTGGCTCGTGGTCGGACAAGGACATCGCAGAGTTCCTGAAATCGGGTATGACTCCCGAGTTCGATTCCGCAGGCGGCAGCATGGCTGCGGTCATCCGCAATACGGCGCAGCTCAGCGACGCCGACCGGCTGGCGATGGCGGTCTATATCAAGTCGCTGCCGGCGGTCGCCGGCCCGCCACGGCCGGCGAAAAAGTAA
- a CDS encoding DMT family transporter — protein sequence MHHPSPDLLKAIGFKIFSALLFAAMSALIRQLGETVPVGQMVFFRSACAIPPVLLIYAFRGEIMTAVRTNRIFGHLGRGTVSVCGMFSNFAALARLPLADATAIQFGSPLITVALAALILKERVRVFRWTAVVVGFVGVIVMLIPNFDPGRYTAVGVGAAAAVGSIFAVIAAFCNAGAVIQTRRLTQSESTSSIVFYFSLSCALVGAATLPFAWYTPTREELMALVATGILGGIAHIFLTESYRHATASVIAPFDYTSLIWALLLGYWFFGELPSTLVYVGASIVAGAGLAVLWRERRLGIDRAPEAEGPRRPEI from the coding sequence ATGCATCACCCGTCGCCCGATCTCCTCAAAGCCATCGGCTTCAAGATTTTCTCCGCACTGCTGTTTGCTGCGATGTCCGCGCTCATCCGGCAACTCGGCGAAACCGTGCCGGTGGGGCAGATGGTGTTCTTCCGCTCGGCCTGCGCAATACCTCCGGTGCTGCTGATTTACGCTTTCCGCGGCGAGATCATGACCGCTGTGCGCACCAACCGCATCTTCGGTCATCTTGGTCGCGGGACCGTCAGTGTTTGTGGCATGTTCTCGAATTTTGCCGCGCTGGCGCGGCTGCCGCTGGCGGATGCCACCGCTATTCAGTTCGGCTCGCCCCTGATCACGGTGGCGCTCGCCGCTCTTATCCTCAAGGAGCGTGTACGCGTCTTCCGCTGGACCGCAGTCGTTGTCGGCTTTGTCGGCGTGATTGTGATGCTCATTCCGAATTTTGATCCGGGCCGTTATACTGCGGTCGGTGTAGGTGCCGCTGCGGCGGTCGGCTCGATATTCGCGGTCATTGCCGCCTTCTGTAACGCCGGTGCCGTGATCCAGACGCGGCGGCTGACGCAAAGCGAATCGACGTCGTCGATCGTTTTTTACTTCTCGCTGTCCTGCGCCTTGGTCGGCGCGGCGACGCTTCCCTTTGCCTGGTACACGCCGACCCGCGAGGAGCTGATGGCGCTCGTCGCCACCGGCATTCTCGGCGGCATCGCGCACATTTTTCTGACCGAGAGCTACCGTCACGCCACCGCGTCGGTGATCGCGCCGTTCGACTACACGTCGCTGATCTGGGCGCTGCTGCTGGGCTACTGGTTCTTCGGCGAACTGCCGAGCACGCTGGTCTATGTCGGCGCGTCCATCGTGGCTGGCGCCGGGCTGGCGGTGCTGTGGCGCGAGCGGCGCCTCGGTATTGACCGGGCCCCCGAAGCCGAAGGCCCGCGGCGGCCGGAAATTTGA
- a CDS encoding Lrp/AsnC ligand binding domain-containing protein translates to MTPFFVQIKCELGKAYQVANELAEAEIASEIYSTAGDYDLLVKFYVDDKIDIGHFVNEKVHCIPGIKDTYTIITFKAFTA, encoded by the coding sequence ATGACCCCGTTCTTCGTCCAAATCAAATGCGAGCTCGGCAAGGCCTATCAGGTCGCCAACGAACTGGCGGAGGCCGAGATTGCCTCGGAGATCTATTCGACCGCCGGCGATTACGATCTGCTGGTGAAGTTCTACGTGGACGACAAGATCGATATCGGCCACTTCGTGAACGAAAAGGTGCATTGCATCCCGGGGATCAAGGACACCTACACAATCATCACCTTTAAGGCATTTACCGCGTAG